In Phragmites australis chromosome 16, lpPhrAust1.1, whole genome shotgun sequence, one DNA window encodes the following:
- the LOC133896505 gene encoding probable LRR receptor-like serine/threonine-protein kinase At2g23950: MTCYLPPPAPSLSLFFLLPPRAPLSPIIPLTIPMASSLLLLPVILLLLLSSAPPLAFSSEPLNAEVEALIAIRQGLVDPHGVLSNWDQDSVDPCSWAMITCSAQNLVVGLGAPSQGLSGTLSGRIANLTHLEQVLLQNNNITGRLPPELGALPRLQTLDLSNNRFSGRVPDTLGRLSTLRYLRLNNNSLSGPFPASLAKIPQLSFLDLSYNNLTGPVPLFPTRTFNIVGNPMICGSSAEGAGECAAALAPVTIPFPLESTPSSSRTGAAAGRSKSGARLPIGVGTSLGGSSLVLFAVSCFLWRRKRRHSGPSFLGILERGCDMEDGGGGVVARLGNLRQFGLGELQAATDGFSSKNILGKGGFGNVYRGRLPDGTTVAVKRLKDPSASGEAQFRTEVEMISLAVHRHLLRLTGFCAASGERILVYPYMPNGSVASRLRGKPPLDWATRKRIAVGAARGLLYLHEQCNPKIIHRDVKAANVLLDEHHEAVVGDFGLAKLLDHGDSHVTTAVRGTVGHIAPEYLSTGQSSEKTDVFGFGILLLELVTGQRALEVGKGSRVMQNQKGVMLDWVRKVHQEKMLELLVDQDLGPHYDRIEVAEMVQVALLCTQFQPSHRPKMSEVIRMLEGDGLAEKWEATNRPAPPPLHDALGHDHRNDSNGSVFFNDYYHENDSSLSSDEARSIDMVEEMELSGPR, translated from the exons ATGACCTGCTACCTGCCTCCCCCTGCCCCCTCGCTCtcacttttctttctccttcccCCTCGGGCGCCTCTCAGCCCTATCATTCCTCTCACTATTCCGATGGCATCCTCCCTCCTGCTCCTCCCCGTcatcctgctcctcctcctctcctcggcGCCGCCCCTCGCCTTTTCCTCCGAGCCCCTCAACGCCGAAG TGGAGGCGCTGATCGCCATCAggcaggggctggtcgaccCGCACGGCGTGCTGAGCAACTGGGATCAAGACTCCGTCGACCCCTGCAGCTGGGCCATGATCACCTGCTCCGCCCAGAACCTTGTCGTCGGCCT GGGAGCGCCGAGCCAGGGCTTGTCGGGGACTCTGTCCGGAAGGATCGCCAACCTCACGCACcttgagcaagt GCTGCTGCAGAACAACAACATCACGGGCCGGCTGCCGCCGGAGCTGGGCGCGCTGCCGCGGCTCCAGACGCTGGACCTCTCCAACAACCGCTTCTCAGGCCGCGTGCCCGACACGCTGGGCCGCCTCTCCACCCTCCGATACCT GAGGCTAAACAACAACAGCTTGTCCGGGCCGTTCCCCGCATCGCTGGCCAAGATCCCGCAGCTATCCTTCCT GGACTTGTCCTACAACAACCTCACTGGCCCCGTTCCTCTCTTCCCCACAAGAACCTTCAA CATCGTGGGCAACCCGATGATATGCGGGAGCAGCGCGGAGGGCGCAGGGGAGTGCGCCGCCGCACTCGCACCGGTCACCATACCCTTCCCACTGGAATCCACTCCGAGCAGCAGCA GGACAGGGGCGGCAGCGGGGAGGTCAAAGTCTGGTGCGCGGCTGCCGATCGGCGTAGGGACAAGTCTGGGCGGCTCCTCCCTTGTGCTCTTCGCCGTGTCCTGTTTCCTCTGGAGGCGAAAGCGCCGGCACTCGGGCCCCTCCTTTCTTGGCATCCTCG AGAGGGGCTGTGATATGGAGGACGGTGGCGGCGGGGTGGTGGCGCGGCTGGGGAACCTTCGCCAGTTCGGGCTGGGGGAGCTGCAGGCGGCGACGGACGGGTTCAGCTCCAAGAACATCCTGGGGAAGGGCGGGTTCGGGAACGTGTACCGCGGGCGGCTCCCCGACGGAACGACGGTGGCCGTGAAGCGGCTCAAGGACCCCAGCGCGTCCGGGGAGGCGCAGTTCCGCACCGAGGTGGAGATGATCAGCCTCGCCGTGCACCGCCACCTGCTCCGCCTCACCGGCTTCTGCGCGGCCTCCGGCGAGCGGATCCTCGTGTACCCGTACATGCCCAACGGCAGCGTCGCGTCGCGGCTGCGAG GGAAGCCGCCGCTGGACTGGGCGACGCGGAAGCGGATCGCGGTGGGCGCGGCGCGGGGACTGCTGTACCTGCACGAGCAGTGCAACCCCAAGATCATCCACCGCGACGTCAAGGCCGCCAACGTGCTGCTCGACGAGCACCACGAGGCCGTCGTGGGCGACTTCGGGCTCGCCAAGCTGCTGGATCACGGCGACTCGCATGTCACCACGGCGGTGCGCGGCACCGTGGGCCACATCGCGCCCGAGTACCTCTCCACGGGGCAGTCGTCGGAGAAGACCGACGTGTTCGGCTTCGGGATCCTGCTGCTGGAGCTCGTCACGGGCCAGCGCGCGCTCGAGGTCGGCAAGGGCTCCAGGGTCATGCAGAACCAGAAGGGCGTCATGCTGGATTGG GTGAGGAAGGTGCACCAAGAGAAAATGCTGGAACTGCTGGTCGACCAAGACCTGGGTCCTCACTACGACAGGATCGAGGTGGCCGAGATGGTGCAGGTTGCGCTCCTCTGCACCCAGTTCCAGCCGTCGCACCGGCCGAAGATGTCCGAGGTGATCAGGATGCTGGAAGGCGACGGCCTTGCCGAGAAATGGGAGGCCACGAaccggccggcgccgccgccgctccacgACGCGCTCGGCCACGACCACCGCAACGACTCCAACGGGTCGGTGTTCTTCAACGACTACTACCACGAGAACGACAGCAGCCTCAGCAGCGACGAGGCGCGGTCCATCGACATGGTGGAGGAGATGGAGCTGTCAGGACCAAGGTAG
- the LOC133896250 gene encoding histone-lysine N-methyltransferase ASHR3-like: MGAPPAATTSASSVPPGPRRRRSTHLIGPRRRDHQDRPPCTPSSAPAPPPESEAEAPPSGVETRRRSARVHLRIRGLPSAASSAPRRRHRSPEAAPRKSIEAKAEEWGREKAALGAPKEECVLPFLQKGAPRMVECLICSKCILPDERIECTVNHCEVTLHKACSEKTDGCCPRHICFYCKRRISRHRVQLTMPACTECSLKQNRMIDSEDLSREVFRRLPLPYTDQEFNINHINKEGLENEREPPPYVHLKRNVYIVKNKRDSDAVEGGCTDCDHDSTCKSCSCRSVLISCSQACHCSVKCSNKPFRREKKIEIVKTQHCGWGVVALESIEKDDFVIEFVGEVIDDVTCEERLQVMRQRGDQNFYMCKVSKDFVIDATFRGNACRFLNHSCQPNCRLEKWQVNGKTRLGVFVSQPIKAGMPLTYNYRFCTYFGPEKKCFCGAPNCQGKL, encoded by the exons ATGGGGGCCCCTCCGGCAgccaccacctccgcctcctccgtgCCCCCGggtccacgccgccgccgctccaccCACCTGATCGGGCCCCGACGGCGGGACCACCAGGATCGGCCCCCATGCACGCCCTCGTCcgcgccagctccaccgccagAGTCCGAGGCGGAGGCGCCTCCCTCCGGCGTGGAGACTCGCCGCCGATCGGCCCGGGTCCACCTCCGCATCCGCGGCCTCCCCTCGGCGGCGTCCTCCGCGCCCAGGCGGCGGCACAGGTCCCCCGAGGCGGCCCCGCGCAAATCGATCGAGGCGAAAGCGGAGGAGTGGGGGAGGGAGAAGGCGGCGTTGGGTGCACCCAAGGAGGAGTGCGTCCTACCCTTCCTCCAGAAGGGCGCTCCCAGGATG GTTGAGTGCCTGATTTGCTCGAAGTGTATTCTGCCTGATGAAAGGATTGAATGTACAGTAAATCACTGTGAAGTAACCTTGCACAAGGCTTGTTCTGAAAAAACTGATGGATGCTGCCCTCGGCAT ATATGCTTTTACTGCAAAAGGAGGATATCTAGGCACCGTGTGCAACTCACAATGCCTGCATGTACTGAATGTTCACTAAAGCAGAATAGGATGATTGATTCTGAAGATCTATCAAGG GAAGTATTCCGGCGTTTACCTCTCCCATACACTGACCAAGAGTTCAATATTAACCATATTAATAAAGAGGGTttggaaaatgagagagaaccACCTCCATATGTACATTTGAAGCGCA ATGTTTATATTGTCAAGAACAAACGTGACAGCGATGCCGTTGAAGGTGGATGCACCGATTGTGACCATGACTCAACCTGTAAAAGTTGTTCCTGCAG GTCTGTATTGATTAGCTGCTCTCAGGCTTGTCATTGCTCAGTTAAGTGCTCCAACAAACCATTTCgcagagagaaaaaaattgagatCGTTAAG ACACAGCATTGCGGATGGGGTGTTGTTGCACTGGAATCCATTGAgaaagatgattttgtgatagAGTTTGTTGGAGAAG TTATAGATGATGTAACATGCGAAGAAAGGCTTCAGGTCATGAGACAACGTGGAGATCAGAATTTTTACATGTGTAAAGTCAGCAAGGACTTTGTAATTGATGCAACGTTCAGGGGAAATGCTTGCCGCTTTCTTAACCACAGCTGCCAACCTAACTGTCGGTTGGAGAAATG GCAAGTTAACGGCAAGACAAGATTAGGTGTGTTTGTTTCACAACCTATAAAAGCAGGGATGCCCTTGACCTACAACTACAG ATTCTGTACTTATTTCGGACCAGAGAAGAAATGTTTCTGTGGGGCTCCAAACTGCCAAGGGAAATTGTGA
- the LOC133894847 gene encoding AP2-like ethylene-responsive transcription factor At2g41710 yields MARPRKNATTVDDSHTAGARARPKLKRTRKRGPRESPSRRSSAYRGVTRHRWTGRFEAHLWDKDTCNESQTKKGKQGKGGKTSAYDDEDAAARAHDLAALKYWGPGTVLNFPLCSYDEELKEMEGQPREEYIGSLRRKSSGFSRGVSKYRGVARHHHNGRWEARIGRVLGNKYLYLGTYTTQEEAAVAYDIAAIEHRGLNAVTNFNISHYIKHWHQHRRGLGDDGLDMDATQFIPIQLLPDDLAERPATTGLDDTMGAAAFHDSELYHQQHQTADRLGAQRSDQARPPAHAVPTSSSALDLLLHSPKFEEMMDQVSAVAFESNSSSPSLSSSSFSPSPLLMPSLQRQPEFNGGAPARCSFPDDVQTFFGWEDGMSYAYAEVDTFLFGDLGAYAAPMFQCELDV; encoded by the exons ATGGCAAGGCCCCGCAAGAACGCCACAACTGTCGACGATTCCCACACCGCCGGCGCCCGCGCGAGGCCGAAGCTGAAGCGGACGCGGAAGAGAGGGCCGCGGGAGAGCCCCTCCCGGCGCAGCTCCGCGTACCGCGGCGTCACACG GCACCGGTGGACGGGGCGTTTCGAGGCGCACCTGTGGGACAAGGACACATGCAACGAGTCGCAGACCAAGAAAGGCAAGCAAGGTAAGGGGGGAAAAACTA GCGCGTACGACGACGAGGACGCGGCGGCGCGCGCTCACGACCTGGCGGCGTTGAAGTACTGGGGGCCCGGCACCGTCCTCAACTTCCCG TTGTGCAGCTACGACGAGGAGCTGAAAGAAATGGAAGGGCAGCCCAGGGAGGAGTACATTGGATCGCTACGGAGGAAGAGCAGCGGGTTCTCGAGAGGGGTGTCCAAGTACAGAGGCGTTGCAAG GCATCATCACAACGGGAGATGGGAGGCTCGGATCGGGCGCGTGTTGGGCAACAAGTACCTCTACCTGGGTACTTACA CAACGCAAGAGGAGGCAGCGGTGGCGTACGACATCGCCGCGATCGAGCACCGCGGCCTCAACGCCGTCACCAACTTCAACATCAGCCACTACATCAAGCACTGGCACCAGCACCGCCGCGGCCTAGGCGACGACGGCCTCGACATGGACGCCACCCAGTTCATCCCAATCCAACTACTACCAGACGACCTGGCGGAGCGCCCGGCCACCACCGGTCTCGACGATACCATGGGCGCTGCCGCATTCCACGACAGCGAGCTCTACCATCAACAGCATCAAACCGCCGATCGCTTGGGCGCGCAGCGTTCTGATCAGGCGAGACCGCCGGCTCACGCGGTGCCCACGTCGTCGTCGGCGCTCGACCTGCTGCTGCATTCGCCCAAGTTCGAGGAGATGATGGATCAGGTCTCGGCGGTGGCGTTCGAGAGCAACAGCAGCTCGCCGTCGCTGTCTTCGTCTTCGTTCTCGCCTTCGCCTTTGCTGATGCCATCGCTGCAACGGCAACCTGAATTTAATGGTGGCGCGCCGGCACGGTGCAGCTTTCCGGACGACGTGCAGACGTTCTTTGGGTGGGAGGATGGCATGAGCTACGCCTACGCCGAGGTTGACACGTTCCTATTTGGGGACCTGGGCGCTTACGCGGCGCCCATGTTTCAGTGCGAGCTTGATGTTTGA